The nucleotide sequence CATGGGTTGGATTTGGACGCCATGGTGGCCGCGATCACGCCGAAGACGCGGCTGGTCTTCGTGTGCAACCCCAACAACCCGACCGGGACGGTCGTGCGGCGGGCGGAACTGGAACGTTTCCTCGACGCCGTGCCCTCGGGTGTGCTCGTCGTGCTCGACGAGGCGTACAAGGAGTTCGTGACCGACGCCGAGGTGCCGGACGGCGTCGAATTGGCGCGCGGCAGGGACAACGTCGCGGTACTGCGGACTTTCTCGAAGGCGTACGGCCTCGCCGGTCTCCGCGTGGGTTACGCGGTGGCCCCGGAAGCGATCACCGTCGCGCTGAAGCAGGTCTACGTCGCGTTCTCGGTGAACATGATCGCCCAGGCGGCGGCCATCGCCTCGCTCGACGCGGCCGACGAGCTGCTGCAACGCTGCAAGGAGATCGTCTCGGAGCGCACTCGCGTCCGGGACGCCTTGGTGGCCAAGGGTTATGAGGTGCCGGAGACGCAGGCGAACTTCGTCTGGCTGCCGCTGGGCGACCGGACGACCGAGTTCGCGGAGCACGCGCTGGAGCGCAAGCTGATCGTGCGTCCCTTCGCGGGCGAAGGCGCGCGAGTGACCATCGGGACGCCTGAGGAGAACGACCTCTTCCTCGAAGCGGCCGGGGATTTCCCGCGCTGAGCACACTTTCGGCCGGCCCGCGCTTCGTCCACCCGCATTACGTCGAGGGAGCGCGGGCCGTTCCTATTTGAGGAGCAGCTGCACCATCGCGGCGAGGCCGATCACGACGATCACGCCGCGCAGCACCTTCGGCGAAAGCTTGCGGCCGATCTTCGCGCCGATCTGGCCGCCGATCGTCGACCCGACCGCGAGCAGCGCGACCACGGGCCAGCTGACCGGCGCGATGAAGGCGTAGATCGCGCCCGCGACGATGTTCACGACCGCCGACAGGGCGTTCTTGACGCCGTTGAGCCGTTGCAGCGACTCCGACATCAGCATCCCCATCACGGCCATCATCATCACGCCCTGCGCGGCCGTGAAATATCCGCCGTAGATGCCGATCAGGAAGATCAGGAACAGCAGGAGCGGCCCGATCTTGTGGACCTTCCCGTTCGCCTCGCGGCGCTTCGCGACCCAGGCGCCCACTCGCGGCTGGACGATCACGAGCACCACCGCGAGGCCGACCAGCGCGGGTACGACGGTCTCGAAAGCGTCCTTCGGCAGCGAGAGCAGCAGGATCGTCCCGCAGATCGCGCCGAGGAACGACGCCACGGCGAGTTTGGCGACCTGGGGCCAGTAGCCCCTGAGCTCCTCCCGGTAGCCGATCGCCCCGCTGACCGTGCCGGGAGCGAGGCCGATCGCGTTGGACGTCGTCGCCGTCAGCGGCGAGTAGCCGAGGGCGACCAGAACCGGGAAGGTCACCAGCGTGCCCGAGCCGACGACCGTGTTGATGGTGCCCGCCCAGAGCCCCGCGACGAAGATCACTACCGCGTGCCACCACGTCATAAAGCGCTCACGTCCGCACCCTAAGCACCGTTACCTCCTTTCGCGCTCCGGATGTGTCTAGTCGAACATTCAACGGGCCCGTTATGTCTTGTTCGGCGGGAAGACGCAGAACTCGTTGCCTTCACGGTCTTCGCCGTCATTCAGTTCTCCTCCGGCAGATGAGCCGCGGTGATCTCCGCGGCGACCGTCCAGCCGAGCGCCAGGTACAACGCGCGGCCCTCCTCCGTGGCGACCAGGACCGCTCGTTCCGCTCCGGCGGCGACCGCCACCTCGTCGAGCCGTCGCATGACGAATCTGCCCAGCCCTCGCCGCTGATGCTCGGGCTCGGTCACGACCTGGTCGATCACCGCCGTGCCGCCGGCGATCGCGACCCGGCCGGTGGCCGCGCGTGACCCGTCCGGCGCGCGCACCACCACGTCGGTGACGACGCCGTCACCGACCAGCTCCGCCCGATACGGCTCGGGCGCGGCCAGCACGGGCCGCAGCGCCATCGGGGCGCTC is from Amycolatopsis lurida and encodes:
- a CDS encoding sulfite exporter TauE/SafE family protein, translated to MTWWHAVVIFVAGLWAGTINTVVGSGTLVTFPVLVALGYSPLTATTSNAIGLAPGTVSGAIGYREELRGYWPQVAKLAVASFLGAICGTILLLSLPKDAFETVVPALVGLAVVLVIVQPRVGAWVAKRREANGKVHKIGPLLLFLIFLIGIYGGYFTAAQGVMMMAVMGMLMSESLQRLNGVKNALSAVVNIVAGAIYAFIAPVSWPVVALLAVGSTIGGQIGAKIGRKLSPKVLRGVIVVIGLAAMVQLLLK
- a CDS encoding GNAT family N-acetyltransferase; amino-acid sequence: MAGLIKAWVHGWALSRGVGVPVAEPDGYRLDVGRPGHRVRYVLADASSVARRARSLTEPGTWLKVSGPRDEVAKTVPPEWEVGPPEYLMSAPMALRPVLAAPEPYRAELVGDGVVTDVVVRAPDGSRAATGRVAIAGGTAVIDQVVTEPEHQRRGLGRFVMRRLDEVAVAAGAERAVLVATEEGRALYLALGWTVAAEITAAHLPEEN
- the hisC gene encoding histidinol-phosphate transaminase, yielding MSPVSPRADLESLPKYVPGRTIQGAIKLASNEVPGGPLPSVAQAIAETAQGINRYPDITASGLVERLARELNEPVERIAVGCGSVSLCQQMIQALCGPGDEVVFPWRSFEAYPIVTQVANAVSVKVPLTAGHGLDLDAMVAAITPKTRLVFVCNPNNPTGTVVRRAELERFLDAVPSGVLVVLDEAYKEFVTDAEVPDGVELARGRDNVAVLRTFSKAYGLAGLRVGYAVAPEAITVALKQVYVAFSVNMIAQAAAIASLDAADELLQRCKEIVSERTRVRDALVAKGYEVPETQANFVWLPLGDRTTEFAEHALERKLIVRPFAGEGARVTIGTPEENDLFLEAAGDFPR